CCTTCACTGTTCTTTAGCTGCAATGTTCTCTCTCTTTAAGGTTAAAGCCACTGTTTGGTAAAATCTCATGTTTCTCTTTAAAACAGGAATGGAGTTACTTGAGAGGAGGACTTACAACATTGGATCGTGACTACGGAGTGATCAATAACATTCATCACGACATTGGAACTCATGTGATACATCATCTTTTCCCGCAGATCCCACATTATTACCTAGTAGAAGCAGTAAGTTACTGAAACAAAAGACTGAAAGAGTTAAACAAAAATTGAGTTTCTAAcattttttgtgtttgtttgctATTTCCTCATTTGCAGACAGAAGCGGCTAAACCAGTATTAGGGAAGTATTACAGGGAGCCTGATAAGTCTGGACCTTTGCCATTACATTTACTTGGAATCTTAGCAAAAAGTATGAAAGAAGATCATTATGTGAGCGATGAAGGAGATGTTGTATACTATAAAGCAGATCCTAATCTATATGGAGAGATCAAAGTAACAGCAGATTGAAATGAAGCAGGCAGAAAGAGATAGAGAAGTTTTTTCTATTTCTGACCAGCTGATTTTTTGCTTATTAATGTCAAGTTATTGTGTTACTTCATCTAGAGAGTTAGTATCTCTGAATACAATTAGATGGAAACAACAACTCTGTTTTCAGTACTGAAGctatatataaaagatacaTTGCATTGTCTTAGATTCATCCTTTTTATAGCTCTTAAGATTAAACATAGAAGTCAAAGTAAAGTTCAATGCTTTAAGATATGACTACATATACAAATCCCATTACACATTTGACAGAACAAACAAGTTTTCTcttatatgaataaaaatacTCAAACAGTTGCTACACTCTCTCAACTTCTTGGAATCCCTTTCTGGTGATCTAAAGAGAGAGTTTTTTGTATGCTTTGAAATTAAAAGGTTAATGAAACAAGAAAAAGGATGATTAATATTAAGACATGAGAACCAGTCTCTCagggagatgatgatgatcataaTCACTGTCTTCCTTTCTTTGCACAGCAAGGAGGGCATTTATACTGCTTGATGCTGTCTGCTTTGGCAGGGGTGATCTTCACGCATTTTCCATGGTACCAACGTTCACAAACATCACAGCAAATCCAGAACTCATCTTGCGTATAATTGCCTCCACAGATACCGCAGAGAGTGTCTCCGtgctcgtcttcttcttcttcctcgtcctcgtAGCTCTCTTCCATCAGTCTTGGTGTTGGACTCTTTGTCTGCCCTTCTATTGATCTCTGCAACAAACCCCATATTTTAATGTGAGaatctaaaaatcaaaaacataaaagtaagATCCTATTGCTGAAGTACCTTAGTGCCGTTTCTGGATTTGCTTCCAGAATCTGAGCTTGGCTTGTTGTCTTTGATGGGTTTCCTACCAGTCACTACATCGAAGAGAGTTGGGAGATCGTTGATCAGACTGAACACCCGCTTCCTGTAAATAGAAGATATGAGTTTTATAGAGATATATAACAGTAATATGATCTCATTAGTACTAATAAAAGAGCCACTCATGTCAACATGCAACTTTCACCTTGCCTTTTAAATGACCGGTTTGATATTTACTAAGGTAAGTTTTCACATGTAGCAATGAAACGGTGAAAATTCTCACATGCTTCAACAAAATATAGGTTGTAAGATGTTATAAGATAGAATAACTTCCCTTTAAGATAAGGGAGAGTAATAATTAACTAACGAGAAAAATAATCAAGTTTCAAGTTTAGCTGATACAATAACCAAAGATGCAATAAAGAGCTGAGAAAAGTTTAGACAAGTGAAGTAACAACAATCAAGACGTCCATAGATATGAGATAGAATACAAGAATACATAGCCTAAGAAAAGAAGAACCATACGCACATATCAAAGggcaaaaacaaacaaactcaAAGACTACCAAAACAAATTCAATTTTTCTTCACTATAGATTTTTATCATTCAGACAGCTTCATGTCAGGGCTAAAACAGTACAGAAACACAACAGTAAACACACAAATGCTTTCATGTAAGAACAggaaaactcttttttttcacCTTGGACAGTAACAATCACTGTGGACAGCTTCATATCAGGACTAAAAGGGCACATAAACACAACAGGAAAACACAAACGGTTTCATGTGAGAAGAACCAAACCGATTAAAACCAAGTACAAAAAATGCAAGACTTGTTGTCTTAATGAAACTCAAACCTGAATcatgtaattaaaaaaagagagagatttaaagagagagaagagatacCTCTCGTTGCGGTTAAGGCGAGCACCAAAGTAGAAAGAAACAGAGAGTAACCAACAATCACTATGAACAGCAACAAGCGAGAGCCAATCCTTCCTCTGCATACCATCTCTAGCGAAATTAATACCAAGCGCAGGCTCCGGAAGCTCAGGAGGAACTTCCTCCGCCGGTAGATTCACTTCCCACGACTCATTCGGATGTCCATACAAACACAAATTCTCCTTCTCtacacaaaacaaaaaccaaatctCATCAAAAGGTGAAACCTTTCTGCTCATAAATGTTAAAACTGACTTACCCGGATCGCATTGAGAGTAGAAATCATCAACATCTGagccaaaaatccaaaaaaaaaatcaacacttTAATGGAAAATTCAAAGGCATTATTACGAAGAAAGATAGAAACTTTCGAGATGGGTTTTATCCAGACCTTTAGTTA
The window above is part of the Brassica napus cultivar Da-Ae chromosome C3, Da-Ae, whole genome shotgun sequence genome. Proteins encoded here:
- the LOC106439275 gene encoding PHD finger protein ALFIN-LIKE 2-like — encoded protein: MFMSSSSSSLHLLPKSLSLSLSLSLYLLSLSLSTSDHIGSQKPIDADLDLSPLATDLHPYTNRIYIHTLYLSVKSMAAVSSNPRTVEEIFKDYTARRSALLRALTKDVDDFYSQCDPEKENLCLYGHPNESWEVNLPAEEVPPELPEPALGINFARDGMQRKDWLSLVAVHSDCWLLSVSFYFGARLNRNERKRVFSLINDLPTLFDVVTGRKPIKDNKPSSDSGSKSRNGTKRSIEGQTKSPTPRLMEESYEDEEEEEDEHGDTLCGICGGNYTQDEFWICCDVCERWYHGKCVKITPAKADSIKQYKCPPCCAKKGRQ